The window atccactactacaataatatgaaaaaacttatgaaacggtttctccactacataagtagatttatggattgtaacttctatacataatataaccataaattatgaattaattctctTGAAAATACAAAGGGATATCCATACATTTAATTATTTCATAACAATTATTAATTTGTAAGGAGCCAAGCCACAGTAATTGAGAAAACTCTCGGAGTCCAAGTAGACCATTAGTCCATTGTGTTGTCCTTAGCTCGCCCTATTATGTTCACACTCATGCGAAAGTCATGTCCTTGCCCTATGTTCACATTCACGCCAAACTCATGTCAAAAGACTCAAAAACTGTTCAAGACAAATAAAAGTACAAGGAgaatccaacccaaaaaaaaaaaaagaaattaatatgTATAAAGTCAAGTAGTAGAGGGAATAGGAGGCAAAAGAATCAATAAACAAAACGGAACAGCGAAGACAAAGTCACAAAGTCTCGCGTTAGACACCAAGCCGAAACTCCAAGTAATCAATTGAACACGTGTCCAAAAACTAGTGGCGCGTACATTCTAGAAAGTAATGGAAAACGGGTCGTCGCAGAGAATCTTGGACCTTCCATTGGCCTATAAAACTCTCCCTTGAAAGTTGAAGCCTCTGTAAGTCTGTATAATAACTTCTGTTGTCGTCGTTTTTGTGTTTGGCATCAAAACTTGGTCTAGGCCTCTCCTTAGTCCTCTCGCAGGCTACgcattttttttcttcgaaGGTACGTGTCTCTTCTACCTGAATACATGTGATGCGAAATTACATACCTTATGCGCTGCAAAATTTCCCAGTTTTTACCTTTTCGGAGTAAACAATATAAATATGTTTCAGAAAATCGGCCCAGTTGCTTGGGTGTTTGAATTGTTCAAAACAATCAAGGAGGAAAGATTAGATCTATGTCCGGATCTGCAAAAATTCACGTATCATGTTCACGATAGTGTTGGGATGATTTTTGTGTATAATTGCGGGGAATGTATTTATTATCTGGGTTCTAAAGAGAATATTTTGATAATGCTCttagttttgtttttaattAAGTAAGGGGCATTATGCGGAAGATACTACCTTCGTAGAATCCAcactcttttgtttttcctcttatTAACTTCCCAGTTATGTTATGGACAGCAATGAGTAGATTCTTAGGTTGTGATTACAGTTATTGACCTTGACTTTGCTGTTTGCTTCTTGGTTCCCTCTATCTCTGTATTTTTCCCCccaaatacacacacacattaatatttttttgatcTACTTACATGGTTGGTAATGGGTTTTATCATGCTGCGTTTTATACCTTATGGTAAAGTCATTCATGATTTTTTCTGCCATTTGTAGGCTATCCCAGCTCCGCAGGCTTTTAACTTGCATTTTTGGCTATAGTTTTGTATATCTGAGATGGCTGAGGTATGTTAGCCTTCTTCGATGTCGGGGTTTATCAAAGCAGTTGTTTATCTGTTCTTGTTATGTATCTTTATTATCAAACCTAAATCTACGTGTAACTATATGTCTGAATTTATTTTGGATCACTGCAGGATGGTCACAAAGTCTCCTTGAACGTTTATGATTTAAGCCAAGGCTTAGCCCGGCAATTATCTACCACATTTTTGGGGAAAGCTATTGAAGGTGTATGGTATGTTTTAACTCAAAACTATTGTGGATgcctatttcatttttataaatggCTACTTGTTGTTGACTTGTTATGTAGATTTACCATGGTATAATCTGACCAAATCTATGATTAAATCTATGTTGGCAAGTGTACTAGCACTATTGTTTGTTTACGTATGGTTGTCAACTTGATTACAATGATAATGTAATTTTTCTCCTGCAAATTATTGGGAATACTTACAAGTGATATATGAGATTTTTGTTCCTAGTCATGCTTGACTTTGGTCTGCTTCTAAAGGATGATAACTATCATGCGGAATAATTTATGTCAAAACTGCTTAATAAATACTAGGACATACAATTTTCAGAAAAgttattttcaaaatattttcacttcTTTTGAGATTCATTTGTAGCTAGAGGATAATATATTATTCTGAGTCGGATAGCTTTTAAAGGCCTTAGCTTTTATTTGGTGTCTTGTTGCGTGTTGGACTTTGGTCTCTGAGCTTCTTTCCGCTTGTATTCAGGCACACAGGAATAGTAGTTTATGGTACTGAGTACTATTTTGGAGGTGGCATTCAACAGACACCTGCTGGTCGGACTCCTTTTGGTACTCCAATTCGAGTTGTAGATCTTGGTATCACGCATGTGCCTAAGGATGTATTTGAAATTTACTTGCAAGAGATTAGTCCCCGCTACACAGAACAAACTTACAGTCTTCTGACTCATAATTGCAACAATTTCAGTAATGAGGTTGCTCAGTTTTTAGTCAGTGCAACCATCCCTGACTACATTTTAAACCTGCCAAATGAAGTGCTCAACAGCCCAATGGGAGCCGTATTTTGTGAGTTTTCCATCCCTATAAAATCTGTTGATAATG is drawn from Coffea arabica cultivar ET-39 chromosome 1c, Coffea Arabica ET-39 HiFi, whole genome shotgun sequence and contains these coding sequences:
- the LOC140037369 gene encoding uncharacterized protein, translated to MAEDGHKVSLNVYDLSQGLARQLSTTFLGKAIEGVWHTGIVVYGTEYYFGGGIQQTPAGRTPFGTPIRVVDLGITHVPKDVFEIYLQEISPRYTEQTYSLLTHNCNNFSNEVAQFLVSATIPDYILNLPNEVLNSPMGAVFLPMIQQLETTLRAGVVPQAPQFKPATTAPATQKASSLSNKEVDGKSRSEAEAATAGEQKTSTAETVPVAVKPTGGGQEKPSGNGIAGDSLGDARSKVQDEIGREFAAIMATGTLRASEAAALATRRVMQRYGHMNVAQS